One genomic region from Bombyx mori chromosome 6, ASM3026992v2 encodes:
- the LOC101739223 gene encoding ATP synthase mitochondrial F1 complex assembly factor 1 isoform X1, translating into MAVELRALFGRFTHYSYITRRSFRTTSMRMEKALENLKTNPYYEKYANRIAELQNTSPEEFMERVEQCDKAKKNETKKKFASVDTRQFSSVLNPKQALGKEINVPDKKLEDIFKIELVIDKSSTEIKSIWEEYHQNKEVISATIPVDVYSNIKETMNHFPVFLFPLPRSQGYEFIMCQMYGHTVHFTPLLAYQVHKENAPECLTMVHYTELSDKGIILMRGEYDKNVLNGKEAQCIANQFQMYYSGKDPERLKLLESFTKSPDTFKHMDLISQLENISLT; encoded by the exons atggCTGTTGAGCTAAGAGCTCTGTTTGGGCGGTTCACACACTACAGTTATATAACTAGACGCAGTTTTAGAACAACTTCGATGAGAATGGAGAAGGCACTTGAGAATCTGAAAACTAATCCCTACTATGAGAAATATGCTAACAGAATAGCAGAGTTACAAAATACATCGCCAGAGGAATTCATGGAAAGAGTCGAACAATGTGACAaggctaagaaaaatgaaacaaaaaagaaatttgcATCTGTTGATACTag GCAATTCTCATCAGTCCTTAATCCAAAACAAGCACTCGGAAAAGAAATTAATGTGCCAGACAAGAAATTGGAGgacatatttaaaatagaacTTGTTATTGACAAGAGTTCAACAGAAATTAAAAGTATATGGGAAGAGTATCATCAAAATAAAGAGGTCATATCGGCAACTATTCCTGTAGACGTTTACTCAAATATTAAAGAGACAATGAATCATTTCCCAGTGTTCCTGTTTCCTCTTCCACGCTCACAGGGCTATGAGTTTATCATGTGCCAGATGTATGGACACACTGTTCATTTTACTCCATTATTAGCTTATCag GTCCACAAAGAAAATGCACCAGAATGTCTAACCATGGTCCACTATACAGAACTAAGTGACAAAGGGATCATACTTATGAGAGGAGAATATGATAAA AATGTACTGAATGGTAAAGAAGCACAGTGCATAGCAAATCAATTCCAAATGTACTATAGTGGCAAAGATCCAGAAAGGCTAAAACTTTTAGAATCATTCACAAAGAGTCCGGACACATTCAAGCACATGGATCTGATATCACAGTTGGAAAACATCAGTTTGACTTAG
- the LOC101739223 gene encoding ATP synthase mitochondrial F1 complex assembly factor 1 isoform X2, with the protein MRMEKALENLKTNPYYEKYANRIAELQNTSPEEFMERVEQCDKAKKNETKKKFASVDTRQFSSVLNPKQALGKEINVPDKKLEDIFKIELVIDKSSTEIKSIWEEYHQNKEVISATIPVDVYSNIKETMNHFPVFLFPLPRSQGYEFIMCQMYGHTVHFTPLLAYQVHKENAPECLTMVHYTELSDKGIILMRGEYDKNVLNGKEAQCIANQFQMYYSGKDPERLKLLESFTKSPDTFKHMDLISQLENISLT; encoded by the exons ATGAGAATGGAGAAGGCACTTGAGAATCTGAAAACTAATCCCTACTATGAGAAATATGCTAACAGAATAGCAGAGTTACAAAATACATCGCCAGAGGAATTCATGGAAAGAGTCGAACAATGTGACAaggctaagaaaaatgaaacaaaaaagaaatttgcATCTGTTGATACTag GCAATTCTCATCAGTCCTTAATCCAAAACAAGCACTCGGAAAAGAAATTAATGTGCCAGACAAGAAATTGGAGgacatatttaaaatagaacTTGTTATTGACAAGAGTTCAACAGAAATTAAAAGTATATGGGAAGAGTATCATCAAAATAAAGAGGTCATATCGGCAACTATTCCTGTAGACGTTTACTCAAATATTAAAGAGACAATGAATCATTTCCCAGTGTTCCTGTTTCCTCTTCCACGCTCACAGGGCTATGAGTTTATCATGTGCCAGATGTATGGACACACTGTTCATTTTACTCCATTATTAGCTTATCag GTCCACAAAGAAAATGCACCAGAATGTCTAACCATGGTCCACTATACAGAACTAAGTGACAAAGGGATCATACTTATGAGAGGAGAATATGATAAA AATGTACTGAATGGTAAAGAAGCACAGTGCATAGCAAATCAATTCCAAATGTACTATAGTGGCAAAGATCCAGAAAGGCTAAAACTTTTAGAATCATTCACAAAGAGTCCGGACACATTCAAGCACATGGATCTGATATCACAGTTGGAAAACATCAGTTTGACTTAG